Below is a window of Haloterrigena alkaliphila DNA.
AGTAGCACGGTCGTTCCCTCCTCGTTGATGCGCTCGATGGCGTCGAACACGTCCTCGACGAGCACGGGAGCGAGCCCCAGACTGGCCTCGTCGAGCAGGATCAGGTCTGGGTCGCTCATTAGTCCGCGTCCGATGGCCAGCATCTGCTGTTCGCCGCCGGAGAGCGTACCCGCCTTTTGGCCCTGTCGCTCCTCTAATCGCGGGAACACGTCGTAGACGCGGGTGAGTTGTTCGTCCATCCCCTCGCGGTTCGTGTACGCGCCGAGCCGGAGGTTCTCTCGAACGGTGCTGTCCGAGAAAATCTCGCGACCCTCCGGAATGTGGGTGATCCCCTTCGGGACGATCTCGTCCTGATGGAGGTGCCCGATGGACTCCCCATCGAACGTGACCTCCCCCGCCATCGGCGTGAGCGGGCCACAGATGGTTTTCAACACGGTCGTCTTGCCGGCACCGTTGGCGCCCAGTAACGCGACTGTCTCGCCTTCAGTCACGGAGAAGCTGACGTCCCAGACGACCTGGATGTCCCCATACGCGACGTCGATGCTATCCACTTCGAGCAGTGTCATTGGGCCACTATACACACACCGCCATTAAAATAGTACCTCAGTTCGCCGAGTCTCGCCCCGTGATACTGGTATCTGGCAGCGGAAGAACGGGAACGACAGTCTCCCACGATATAGCGGCCGTCCGCGATCCCGATCGGAGCGCGGGAGATCAGTCCGATCGACGGCCGAGCACGGCGATGGCGACGAGCGCGCCGACGGCGGCGGCTCCGGCACCGAAGCCGGGGAGGCTCTCGGCCGATCCAGTTTCCCCGCTACTGCCCGTCTCGGCCGTGGCGCTGAGCGAGTCCACCGGCTCCTCGTGGAGGTGCCACGTGGCGACGCTCCCGTCGACCTCGTGGGCGTTCGAGTCC
It encodes the following:
- a CDS encoding ABC transporter ATP-binding protein is translated as MTLLEVDSIDVAYGDIQVVWDVSFSVTEGETVALLGANGAGKTTVLKTICGPLTPMAGEVTFDGESIGHLHQDEIVPKGITHIPEGREIFSDSTVRENLRLGAYTNREGMDEQLTRVYDVFPRLEERQGQKAGTLSGGEQQMLAIGRGLMSDPDLILLDEASLGLAPVLVEDVFDAIERINEEGTTVLLVEQDVNNALRIADRGYVLESGRITLSGDAAELADDERVAASYLGG